One genomic segment of Anaerobiospirillum thomasii includes these proteins:
- a CDS encoding phosphoethanolamine transferase produces the protein MSFINFKAMSRNYLFIAVAAAIAFATVYNAQFWMHVNQIYTDSDNLSLLFKLLTPVAISSLVAIAFITLFSYRYVLKPALIILCLVNSMVTFAAVNYGVIFDTDMIANIFQTNVSEASSYFSLSAVLYFIFLGLLPAIFIYRLKINYGQSVLKNMALRIGTLAVLSVLALSIVLPNYQLYSFIGRNNKILIKEIQPFSYIIASTKYVKNTYFPQKMEYVSLGDDARVLSSSDRPKLMFFVVGETARAQNFGSLGYERNTNVYTQKEHVISFADVKSCATATAKSVPCMFSDLKRESFDDVQAQYRDNLLDVIKKAGIDVTWYENDGGCKGVCKNIKTIEIQADESRELCTNGTCKDEVFLKYAQDITQNVHKDTVVVFHLIGSHGPKYYERYPKSFKKFTPDCNRADVENCSLEEVKNAYDNTVLYTDYVLYSLIHEVLEKNIDKYDPLLLYISDHGESLGENGLFLHGTPYMIAPEYQTTIPMQIWMPQQTASDLSLDVKCLRENTAGRDLSHDNLFHTVLGLLQVQTEVYNSDLDVMKMCRG, from the coding sequence ATGTCTTTTATCAATTTTAAAGCTATGAGCCGTAACTATCTGTTTATTGCTGTTGCGGCGGCTATTGCCTTTGCCACGGTCTATAATGCGCAGTTCTGGATGCATGTAAATCAGATCTACACTGACAGTGACAATCTAAGTCTGCTCTTTAAACTTTTAACCCCTGTGGCTATAAGCTCTCTTGTAGCTATAGCCTTTATTACACTTTTTTCCTACAGATACGTGCTAAAACCTGCACTTATTATTTTATGTCTTGTCAATTCAATGGTTACCTTTGCTGCTGTTAATTACGGCGTAATCTTTGATACAGACATGATAGCCAATATTTTTCAGACTAATGTCTCTGAGGCCTCATCATATTTTTCATTATCTGCTGTGCTGTATTTTATCTTTTTAGGTCTGCTGCCTGCTATTTTTATCTACAGACTTAAGATAAATTACGGTCAGTCAGTTTTAAAAAATATGGCTCTGCGCATAGGTACTCTTGCAGTGCTGTCAGTACTTGCTTTGTCAATAGTGCTGCCAAATTATCAGCTTTACTCATTTATAGGCCGTAACAACAAGATACTTATAAAAGAGATACAGCCTTTTTCCTATATTATTGCCAGCACCAAATACGTAAAGAACACTTATTTTCCTCAAAAGATGGAATATGTAAGTCTTGGTGACGATGCCAGGGTACTCTCAAGCTCTGACAGGCCAAAGCTTATGTTCTTTGTGGTTGGCGAGACTGCAAGAGCGCAGAACTTTGGTTCTCTGGGCTATGAGCGTAATACCAATGTGTATACACAAAAAGAGCATGTCATTAGCTTTGCAGATGTTAAATCCTGCGCCACTGCCACAGCTAAATCTGTACCATGCATGTTCTCTGATTTAAAGCGTGAGAGCTTTGATGATGTTCAGGCTCAGTATCGTGACAATCTGCTTGATGTTATAAAAAAGGCAGGTATTGATGTAACCTGGTATGAAAATGACGGTGGATGCAAGGGCGTGTGCAAAAATATCAAGACCATTGAGATACAGGCTGACGAGAGCAGGGAGCTGTGCACAAATGGGACCTGCAAGGATGAGGTATTTTTAAAATATGCCCAGGATATTACACAAAATGTACACAAGGATACAGTTGTAGTTTTTCATCTTATAGGCTCACACGGTCCTAAATATTATGAAAGATATCCAAAGAGCTTTAAGAAATTTACTCCTGACTGCAACAGAGCCGATGTGGAAAACTGTTCTTTAGAGGAAGTTAAAAATGCCTATGACAATACAGTTTTATACACTGACTATGTTTTATACTCTCTTATCCATGAGGTTCTTGAAAAGAATATAGATAAATATGATCCTCTGCTTTTGTACATATCAGATCATGGCGAGTCATTAGGTGAAAACGGTCTGTTTTTACACGGCACACCTTATATGATAGCACCTGAGTATCAGACAACTATTCCAATGCAGATCTGGATGCCTCAGCAGACAGCTTCTGACCTGAGTCTTGATGTTAAGTGCTTAAGAGAAAATACAGCAGGCAGAGATCTTTCCCATGACAATCTCTTTCATACAGTGCTGGGGCTACTGCAGGTACAGACAGAAGTGTACAACTCAGATCTTGATGTCATGAAGATGTGCCGGGGCTAG
- a CDS encoding LysE family translocator, translating into MSLTPGIDTAVATRMVVAGGRSAGIAAAFGIALGVLWQSTLAGLGLVAIFTAMPYVFNIVKYAGAAYLIYLGIRALYDSVRRIQAEDNLPSVKASRAFAAGFLGDALNPKITIFIVTFYPQFIDTAHLDDLLPYVLLGATYAFIALIWYIIYAFIAMKLLGRLGRNFGIIMTRVSGLVLLGMGLLSFFN; encoded by the coding sequence ATGTCTTTAACCCCAGGTATTGATACTGCTGTTGCTACACGTATGGTCGTAGCAGGAGGCAGAAGCGCCGGCATTGCTGCAGCCTTTGGCATAGCTCTGGGGGTGCTCTGGCAGTCAACACTTGCAGGACTTGGCCTTGTGGCCATTTTTACGGCCATGCCCTATGTCTTTAATATTGTTAAATATGCAGGTGCAGCCTATCTTATCTATCTTGGTATACGCGCTCTGTATGACAGTGTAAGACGTATTCAGGCAGAAGATAATCTGCCATCTGTCAAAGCCTCCCGCGCCTTTGCAGCCGGCTTTTTAGGTGATGCTCTCAATCCTAAAATCACTATCTTTATAGTTACTTTTTACCCACAGTTTATAGATACAGCACACCTTGATGATCTGCTGCCATATGTGCTTTTAGGCGCTACCTATGCCTTTATAGCTCTTATCTGGTATATCATCTATGCTTTTATAGCTATGAAGCTTTTAGGTCGCCTTGGCAGAAACTTTGGCATTATCATGACACGCGTGTCAGGCCTTGTGCTTTTGGGTATGGGATTGCTTTCATTTTTTAACTGA
- a CDS encoding amino acid ABC transporter permease, whose protein sequence is MSDYFELLIECLPDLMAGLGATLLVAVASMFFAFIIGMVLALMGLSNSIYLRSIYHSYVAFIRGVPVLIFALFLFFGVGGLLNIQFNPIVAGIITLSINASAFLAEIFRGGIQAVDKGQVEASRSLGFGYLNTMRYIVLPQALRIMVPPIINQFISTLKDTSILSVISVRELTMNSQIIIARNFRPFEVYSYTAIIYFIVILIIALFAKYIEKKLNSSRARSK, encoded by the coding sequence ATGAGTGACTATTTTGAGCTTTTAATTGAATGTCTGCCTGATCTGATGGCAGGTCTTGGAGCTACACTGCTTGTGGCTGTGGCGTCCATGTTCTTTGCTTTTATTATAGGTATGGTACTGGCATTGATGGGGTTATCAAACTCTATTTATCTGCGCTCAATCTATCACTCCTATGTAGCCTTTATCCGTGGCGTACCAGTTCTGATCTTTGCTCTGTTCTTATTCTTTGGTGTAGGCGGCCTTTTAAATATACAGTTCAATCCTATAGTTGCAGGTATTATTACTCTGTCAATCAATGCCTCAGCTTTTCTTGCCGAGATTTTCAGAGGCGGTATTCAGGCTGTTGACAAAGGTCAGGTTGAAGCCTCACGTTCGCTGGGTTTTGGCTATTTGAACACCATGCGCTATATTGTGCTGCCTCAGGCTCTGCGCATCATGGTCCCGCCAATTATCAATCAGTTTATCTCAACTTTAAAAGACACCTCTATTCTGTCTGTAATTTCTGTACGTGAGCTGACCATGAACTCTCAGATCATTATTGCCCGAAACTTCAGACCTTTTGAGGTATATTCATACACTGCCATTATCTATTTTATTGTTATTCTTATAATTGCACTGTTTGCCAAATATATTGAAAAGAAGCTCAACTCATCAAGAGCACGCAGCAAATAG
- a CDS encoding transporter substrate-binding domain-containing protein, with product MKVKQIFGITALASAVFFSSSAMAEGEFIIACDAAYAPFSWEENGKYRGIDVEVLDAVAEATDFDYELKPMNFDAVIPGLISGQLDGAIAGINMNDERRKIMDFSEGYFDSGLSVIVRKGSNVTKIEDLQGKKAAVKKGTTGALFVEQNESKYDFDVAYYTSSPETMMAVKNSNADFLLEDYPVIAYQIKIGVQEGLEIAIPRVAGTPQYGFAVKKGANQELLKKFNAGLKKIKENGTYDKIVSQYL from the coding sequence ATGAAAGTTAAGCAGATTTTTGGCATTACAGCCCTTGCCTCTGCAGTGTTCTTTTCATCATCAGCCATGGCCGAAGGCGAGTTTATAATTGCCTGTGATGCTGCCTATGCCCCATTCTCATGGGAGGAGAACGGCAAATACCGCGGTATCGATGTTGAGGTGCTAGATGCTGTAGCTGAAGCTACAGACTTTGACTATGAGTTAAAGCCAATGAACTTTGATGCTGTAATTCCAGGTCTTATCTCAGGTCAGCTCGACGGTGCCATTGCCGGTATCAATATGAATGACGAGCGCAGAAAGATTATGGATTTCTCTGAGGGCTATTTTGACTCAGGTCTGTCCGTCATTGTGCGCAAAGGCTCAAATGTAACTAAAATTGAAGATTTGCAGGGCAAGAAAGCCGCTGTAAAGAAAGGCACCACAGGCGCTTTGTTTGTAGAGCAGAACGAGTCCAAGTATGACTTTGATGTTGCCTACTATACATCATCTCCAGAGACCATGATGGCAGTTAAAAACTCCAACGCCGACTTCCTTTTAGAAGATTATCCTGTAATAGCCTATCAGATTAAGATTGGTGTGCAGGAAGGTCTTGAGATCGCTATTCCTCGCGTGGCCGGTACTCCACAGTACGGTTTTGCTGTAAAGAAGGGAGCCAACCAGGAATTACTCAAGAAATTCAATGCAGGCCTTAAGAAAATCAAAGAAAATGGCACCTACGATAAAATTGTAAGTCAATATCTCTAA
- a CDS encoding ABC transporter substrate-binding protein, translated as MSFLHISKTKMMVAAMTVAFGASVFSANAALSRKPQDNIFYATSTDPLGLDPALVDDFDSGNVSSNIYEGLMGFKKDNTEVVPLLATSYDVSEDGLTYTFKLRQGVKFHDGTPFNAQAVKFNIDRQMPENAVAKMSYASLVFGDVASSEVIDDYTIAIKMKKPSTPFLHNLAMCFAAPIVSPTALQKYNNNVNEHPVGTGPYQFVAWDRGQQVILTRFDDYWGEKAKTANIIIRTIPETSARVVALNNGEIDVAFGLDANVMDQVKQGGNVIQNEEGMNTNYMFFNLDPKQNGPTMDKEVRHALAMAVNVPELVQSLYKDYASVATTFLPTFVPGYSKNVKPIAYNPEKAKEILAKKGVKSLKIMVYTGARQYNPVGGQVLAEAVQGYLSKVGVQAELLVYDWATFKNKLLTDYWDIGFLGWNGDNGDADNFLYLFADDDPINNNPRWVNQEYRDLIAKGAATPEGAERNAIYEKAEMILAEECPILPISHARQLVAYRPNIENLLYHKIGLFFFQGTEKK; from the coding sequence ATGTCATTTTTACATATCAGCAAAACCAAGATGATGGTAGCTGCCATGACAGTAGCTTTTGGCGCCTCTGTATTTTCAGCCAATGCAGCTCTGTCAAGAAAGCCTCAGGACAATATTTTCTATGCAACATCAACCGATCCGCTAGGTCTTGATCCAGCCTTAGTTGATGACTTTGATTCAGGCAACGTCTCATCAAACATCTACGAAGGTCTTATGGGCTTTAAGAAGGACAACACTGAAGTTGTACCTCTGCTTGCAACTTCATACGATGTATCAGAAGATGGACTTACCTATACCTTTAAACTGCGTCAGGGTGTTAAATTCCATGACGGCACCCCATTCAATGCCCAGGCTGTAAAATTCAACATCGATCGTCAAATGCCTGAAAATGCCGTGGCCAAAATGTCATATGCTTCACTCGTTTTTGGTGATGTAGCCTCATCCGAGGTAATTGATGACTACACCATCGCCATCAAGATGAAAAAGCCTTCAACCCCATTCCTGCACAATCTGGCCATGTGCTTTGCCGCACCAATTGTCAGCCCTACAGCTTTGCAGAAATACAACAACAATGTAAACGAGCACCCTGTCGGCACCGGCCCATATCAGTTTGTAGCCTGGGACAGAGGTCAGCAGGTTATTTTAACCCGCTTTGATGACTACTGGGGCGAGAAGGCCAAGACTGCCAATATTATCATCAGAACCATTCCTGAGACATCTGCCCGTGTTGTTGCTCTTAACAACGGTGAGATTGATGTAGCTTTCGGTCTTGATGCCAACGTTATGGATCAGGTCAAGCAGGGCGGCAATGTAATTCAGAACGAAGAGGGTATGAACACCAACTATATGTTCTTTAACCTCGATCCTAAACAGAACGGCCCTACCATGGACAAGGAAGTACGTCATGCTCTTGCCATGGCTGTTAACGTACCAGAGCTTGTACAGTCTTTATACAAAGACTATGCATCTGTAGCCACAACCTTCCTGCCTACTTTCGTACCAGGCTATTCAAAGAATGTAAAACCTATAGCCTACAATCCTGAAAAGGCCAAAGAGATCCTGGCCAAGAAGGGTGTAAAGAGCCTCAAGATCATGGTTTACACCGGTGCCCGTCAGTACAATCCGGTTGGCGGTCAGGTCTTAGCCGAGGCTGTTCAGGGCTATTTAAGCAAGGTTGGTGTTCAGGCAGAACTTTTAGTTTATGACTGGGCTACCTTCAAGAACAAGCTTCTAACCGACTACTGGGATATTGGCTTCTTAGGCTGGAACGGTGACAATGGCGATGCTGACAACTTCCTGTATCTCTTTGCCGACGATGATCCTATCAACAACAACCCAAGATGGGTAAATCAGGAATACAGAGATCTAATCGCCAAGGGTGCAGCCACTCCAGAAGGTGCCGAGCGTAATGCCATCTATGAGAAGGCTGAAATGATTTTGGCCGAGGAGTGCCCTATTCTGCCAATTTCTCACGCCCGTCAGTTAGTTGCCTACAGACCAAATATCGAGAATCTTCTCTATCATAAGATAGGTCTGTTCTTCTTCCAGGGCACTGAGAAGAAATAA
- a CDS encoding ABC transporter permease: MFVYLIKRLLMLIPVLFLVSVLVFLIMRVFSPDPSMIVLGQHATIEKAAAWREQMGLNKPIITQYIDYMTGVLQGDFGVSYFTNTPVASELMARLPATIELAIIAIIVASIIGVIFGIISAVKKNSIIDNMTMTAALIGVSMPVFWLGILLIILFSGYLHLVPSGGRIDTLMKPFGGTGFYFYDTLIIGDYEAFFNALSHAALPGITLAAYSMAIITRMTRSSMLDVLHQDYIRTAKAKGLSSYAVIGRHAFRNALLPIVTVIGLQFGALLSGAVLTETVFSWPGIGAYAVECILRSDFPVIQGVVLIVAFIFVFMNLIVDLLYAALDPRVKYGQEGA, from the coding sequence GTGTTTGTCTACCTTATAAAAAGACTGCTGATGCTTATTCCTGTACTCTTTTTAGTATCAGTTCTGGTCTTTCTGATTATGCGTGTCTTCTCTCCTGATCCTTCCATGATTGTTCTAGGTCAGCACGCTACCATAGAAAAAGCAGCCGCATGGCGTGAACAGATGGGTCTGAACAAACCTATTATCACGCAGTATATAGATTATATGACAGGCGTTCTGCAGGGGGATTTTGGTGTTTCATACTTTACCAATACTCCAGTTGCCTCAGAGCTTATGGCCAGACTGCCTGCCACCATTGAGCTTGCAATCATTGCCATTATAGTTGCCTCCATCATAGGCGTTATTTTCGGTATCATATCTGCAGTCAAAAAGAATTCAATTATTGATAATATGACCATGACAGCCGCCCTTATTGGCGTGTCTATGCCTGTATTCTGGCTTGGTATTCTGCTTATTATCCTTTTTTCAGGATATCTGCACCTTGTACCATCTGGCGGTCGTATTGATACATTGATGAAGCCATTTGGCGGCACAGGTTTTTATTTCTACGACACTCTTATCATCGGCGATTATGAGGCATTTTTCAATGCACTGTCCCATGCTGCGCTGCCAGGTATAACACTTGCAGCCTACTCCATGGCCATCATTACCCGTATGACACGCTCCTCAATGCTTGATGTGCTGCATCAGGACTATATAAGAACAGCTAAAGCCAAGGGTCTTAGCTCCTATGCTGTCATCGGACGTCATGCCTTTCGCAATGCCCTTTTGCCTATTGTCACTGTTATAGGTTTACAGTTTGGCGCCCTGCTCTCAGGAGCTGTGCTTACTGAAACTGTATTTTCATGGCCAGGCATCGGAGCCTATGCTGTAGAGTGCATTCTACGTTCAGACTTCCCTGTCATTCAGGGTGTGGTTTTAATTGTGGCCTTTATTTTCGTATTTATGAATCTGATTGTTGATCTGCTCTATGCCGCTCTTGATCCTAGAGTCAAATACGGACAGGAGGGAGCCTAA
- a CDS encoding ABC transporter permease: MTDVTLTPKQSRFADMASAIASNKAALTGLIFILLLAATAIVIAATQAMGLQILPYDPNLANMEKAFIAPNAEHWFGTDQLGRDIFSRVLDGTKVSLSVGLSAVAISLTLGTILGAMGGYYGGRLDNIIMRMMDVVLSVPSILLAIAFMAALGRGLDKAVLAIGLVSIPEYARIARSCVISVKANDYIQAAIVTGDTNLRIIFRHILPNITSPIVVRATLGISTAVLDTAALGFLGLGVQPPFAEWGDMLARSRSFIFSAPHTLIFPGLAITLTVLAFNLFGDGLRDALDPRSRKR, translated from the coding sequence ATGACAGATGTTACTTTAACTCCAAAGCAGTCTCGCTTTGCTGATATGGCCTCAGCCATTGCCTCCAACAAGGCTGCGCTTACAGGTCTTATCTTTATTCTATTGCTGGCTGCCACTGCTATTGTTATTGCAGCAACTCAGGCCATGGGGTTGCAGATACTGCCTTATGACCCAAATCTTGCCAACATGGAAAAGGCCTTTATAGCTCCAAATGCCGAGCACTGGTTTGGTACAGATCAGTTAGGTCGTGATATCTTCTCACGTGTGCTTGATGGCACCAAGGTATCACTTAGCGTAGGCCTGTCAGCTGTAGCCATTTCCCTGACTCTTGGTACCATCCTAGGCGCCATGGGCGGTTATTATGGCGGTCGTCTTGATAATATAATCATGCGTATGATGGATGTGGTGCTCTCTGTACCATCAATTCTGCTGGCCATAGCCTTTATGGCAGCCTTAGGCCGCGGTCTTGACAAGGCTGTTTTAGCCATTGGTCTGGTATCAATTCCAGAGTATGCCCGTATAGCCAGATCCTGTGTTATATCAGTAAAGGCCAATGACTATATTCAGGCAGCCATTGTGACTGGTGATACCAATTTAAGAATTATATTCAGACATATTCTGCCAAATATTACCTCTCCTATTGTGGTCAGAGCCACTTTAGGTATTTCAACTGCTGTGCTTGACACAGCGGCTTTAGGCTTTTTAGGTCTTGGTGTACAGCCTCCGTTTGCAGAGTGGGGAGACATGCTGGCCCGTTCACGCAGCTTTATCTTCTCAGCTCCGCATACCTTAATCTTCCCTGGCCTTGCCATTACGCTTACAGTGCTTGCCTTCAACCTCTTTGGCGACGGTCTGCGTGATGCTCTAGACCCTCGTTCAAGAAAGCGCTAG
- a CDS encoding ABC transporter ATP-binding protein: MLLEVEHLTTQFQTRRGAVQAIKDVSFSIERGQILALVGESGSGKSVTSLSIMGLLSSNGKVVNGTIKFNGENLLEKTDRQLRSIRGNKISMIFQEPMTSLNPIFTVGDQIIESIREHTDMNKKQAYEKMLYLLDTVGIPNPAKRAGDYPHQMSGGMRQRIMIAIAMACEPELLIADEPTTALDVTIQAQILDLIYKMRETFNISVLLITHDLGVVAEAADKVAVMYCGRIVEHGTTDEILTSPLHPYTNGLLKSIPRLDDTTKRLYTIDGMVPPPELVPPGCAFADRCPQCTDECRASLPALVSIGNRQVRCIKAGE, encoded by the coding sequence ATGTTACTTGAAGTTGAACATTTAACTACACAGTTTCAGACCAGACGCGGTGCAGTGCAGGCCATCAAGGATGTAAGTTTTTCTATTGAGCGCGGGCAGATTCTGGCTCTTGTAGGAGAGTCAGGCTCTGGCAAGTCCGTTACCTCTTTATCCATCATGGGACTATTAAGTTCCAATGGCAAAGTTGTAAACGGCACTATAAAGTTCAATGGTGAGAATCTGCTTGAAAAGACAGACAGACAGCTTCGCTCTATTCGCGGCAATAAAATATCTATGATCTTCCAGGAGCCAATGACCTCCTTAAACCCTATCTTTACTGTAGGCGATCAGATTATAGAGAGCATACGCGAACATACTGATATGAACAAAAAGCAGGCCTATGAGAAAATGCTCTATCTTTTAGATACTGTAGGCATTCCAAATCCTGCCAAAAGAGCCGGCGACTATCCACATCAGATGTCAGGCGGCATGCGTCAGAGAATAATGATTGCCATAGCCATGGCCTGCGAGCCTGAGCTTTTGATTGCAGATGAGCCTACAACAGCTCTTGATGTAACCATTCAGGCACAGATTCTCGATCTTATCTATAAGATGCGTGAGACCTTCAACATCTCTGTACTGCTTATCACCCATGATCTGGGTGTAGTAGCAGAGGCTGCAGACAAGGTTGCTGTTATGTACTGCGGCCGTATTGTAGAGCATGGCACCACAGATGAGATTTTAACCTCTCCTTTGCATCCTTATACCAATGGACTGTTAAAGTCTATTCCGCGCCTTGATGATACAACCAAGCGCCTGTATACCATTGACGGCATGGTACCTCCTCCGGAGCTGGTGCCTCCAGGCTGTGCCTTTGCCGACAGATGCCCACAGTGTACAGATGAGTGCAGAGCCTCACTGCCTGCACTTGTTTCAATAGGCAACAGACAGGTACGCTGTATCAAGGCAGGAGAATAA
- a CDS encoding ABC transporter ATP-binding protein, producing the protein MEQQNKKEVLLSLRNLSKHFTLKSGFLNSKKSTLKAVDNVSIDIYKGECFGLVGESGCGKTTLGKMIAGLYKPTSGEIWYEGTDIGAIKMAQRRKFCKDIQMIFQDPYSSLNPRMTVEEIISEPMIVNKTHSKAEISKRVALLLECTGLSSSYRSRYPHEFSGGQRQRIGIARALAVEPKLIVCDEAVSALDVSIQAQILNLLGDLKDEFKLTYLFIAHGLGAVKHISDRIGVMYLGSMVEVAPKESIYDAPCHPYTNALISAIPIMDREKRKQRILLTGDLPSPIDPPKGCRFASRCYKNCSYKGEEQRLESCGDNHLVACRYAMEQLQAK; encoded by the coding sequence ATGGAACAACAGAATAAAAAAGAAGTGCTTTTGTCTCTGCGTAATCTGAGCAAGCACTTTACCTTAAAAAGTGGCTTTTTAAATTCCAAAAAGAGCACTCTCAAGGCCGTGGACAATGTATCTATAGACATCTATAAAGGCGAATGTTTTGGCCTTGTAGGAGAGTCTGGCTGCGGTAAGACCACTCTTGGTAAAATGATTGCAGGTCTGTATAAGCCTACATCAGGTGAGATCTGGTATGAAGGCACTGATATTGGTGCCATCAAAATGGCCCAAAGACGCAAATTCTGCAAAGATATACAGATGATTTTCCAGGATCCATACTCATCGCTAAATCCGCGTATGACCGTGGAGGAAATCATCTCAGAGCCAATGATTGTCAATAAAACCCATTCAAAGGCCGAAATCTCCAAGCGCGTAGCTCTTCTTCTAGAGTGTACAGGTCTGTCAAGCTCCTATCGCTCACGCTATCCACATGAGTTCTCAGGCGGTCAGAGACAGAGAATAGGTATTGCCAGAGCTCTTGCAGTTGAGCCAAAGCTTATTGTCTGTGACGAGGCTGTATCTGCGCTTGACGTATCCATTCAGGCTCAGATATTAAATCTTTTAGGCGATCTTAAAGATGAGTTCAAACTCACCTATCTTTTCATCGCCCATGGTCTTGGCGCTGTAAAACACATCTCTGACAGAATAGGTGTAATGTATTTAGGCTCAATGGTTGAGGTGGCTCCAAAAGAGTCAATCTATGATGCTCCATGCCATCCATATACCAATGCCCTGATCTCAGCTATTCCAATTATGGACAGAGAGAAGAGAAAACAGCGCATCCTGCTCACAGGTGATCTGCCATCACCTATAGATCCACCTAAAGGCTGTCGCTTTGCCTCCCGCTGTTATAAAAACTGCTCTTACAAAGGTGAAGAGCAGAGACTTGAAAGCTGCGGGGACAATCATCTTGTAGCATGCAGATATGCTATGGAGCAGCTACAGGCAAAATAG